One Anas platyrhynchos isolate ZD024472 breed Pekin duck chromosome 2, IASCAAS_PekinDuck_T2T, whole genome shotgun sequence DNA segment encodes these proteins:
- the SPAG6 gene encoding sperm-associated antigen 6 isoform X3, whose translation MSQRQVLQVFEQYQRARTQFVQAVAELSARPHNADSLRSAGVMSLLRPLLLDVVPTIQQTAALALGRLANYNDDLAEAVVKGDILPQLVCSLSEQNRFYKKAAAFVLRAVGKHSPQLAQAVVQCGALESLAICLEDFDPGVKEAAAWALGYIARHNSELSQAVVDAGAVPLLVLCIQEPEIALKRIAASTLSDISKHSPELAQTVVDAGAIAHLAQMILNPDAKLKRQVLSALSQIAKHSVDLAELVVEAEIFPVVLTCLKDSDEYVKKNGATLIREIAKHTPELSQFIVNAGGVAAVIDCIGSCRGTVRLPGIMMLGYVAAHSENLSMAVIVSKGIPPLCTCLVEEQEDHLKAAAAWALGQVGRHTPEHARAVAVANVLPTLLSMYMDTHSSEDLQLKTKRALKNILQKCTYLPALEPLLQDAPPNIMKHIVGQFSKSLFQETFLLSILPGSHGVEEEGRERAISCLLASSSLAVLEGGVTT comes from the exons GTGTAATGTCTTTGCTGAGACCTCTTTTGCTGGACGTGGTCCCAACTATTCAACAGACTGCTGCTTTGGCTCTCGGGAGACTTGCCAATTATAACGATGACCTGGCAGAGGCAGTCGTGAAGGGAGACATTCTTCCACAGCTCGTGTGTTCATTGTCTGAGCAGAAT CGTTTTTACAAGAAAGCAGCTGCATTTGTGCTAAGAGCAGTTGGTAAACATTCTCCACAGCTAGCTCAGGCAGTAGTTCAGTGTGGAGCACTGGAATCACTTGCGATTTGCCTGGAAGATTTTGACCCTGGAGTCAAAGAAGCTGCAGCTTGGGCACTCGGGTATATTGCCCGACACAATTCAG AACTGTCACAAGCTGTGGTGGATGCAGGAGCTGTTCCTCTTTTAGTGCTCTGTATCCAGGAGCCAGAAATTGCTTTGAAAAGGATTGCTGCTTCAACTCTCAGTGATATTTCAAAGCATTCTCCAGAGTTAGCACAGACAGTAGTGGATGCAGGAGCTATCGCTCACTTAGCTCAGATGATCCTGAACCCTGATGCTAAACTGAAG CGTCAGGTGCTGTCAGCGCTAAGCCAAATAGCAAAGCATTCAGTGGATCTTGCAGAGTTGGTGGTTGAAGCAGAGATTTTCCCAGTTGTGCTCACATGCCTGAAGGACTCAGATGAATATGTCAAGAAAAATGGTGCAACTTTAATTAGAGAGATAGCAAAGCATACGCCTGAG CTTTCACAGTTTATAGTAAATGCAGGTGGAGTTGCTGCTGTGATTGATTGTATTGGCAGCTGCAGAGGGACTGTCAGACTGCCTGGCATCATGATGCTTGGTTATGTAGCAGCTCATTCCGAGAACCTGTCAATGGCAGTGATTGTCTCCAAG GGAATACCACCACTGTGTACCTGCTTGGTAGAAGAACAAGAAGATCATCttaaggcagcagctgcttgggCCTTGGGACAGGTTGGAAGACATACTCCTGAGCATGCACGTGCTGTTGCAGTAGCAAATGTCCTACCCACACTGCTTTCTATGTATATGGACACACACAGTTCAGAAGATCTTCAACTGAAA ACTAAAAGAGCATTAAAGAACATACTTCAGAAATGCACATATCTTCCAGCACTTGAACCATTGCTGCAGGATGCCCCTCCCAATATTATGAAACACATTGTTGGGCAGTTTAGCAAG AGCCTCTTCCAAGAAACTTTTCTGCTGTCTATCCTGCCTGGGAGTCACGGTGTGGAGGAAGAAGGCAGGGAAAGGGCCATATCCTGTCTCCTTGCTAGTTCCTCCTTGGCAGTTCTTGAGGGAG
- the SPAG6 gene encoding sperm-associated antigen 6 isoform X4, with protein MSQRQVLQVFEQYQRARTQFVQAVAELSARPHNADSLRSAGVMSLLRPLLLDVVPTIQQTAALALGRLANYNDDLAEAVVKGDILPQLVCSLSEQNRFYKKAAAFVLRAVGKHSPQLAQAVVQCGALESLAICLEDFDPGVKEAAAWALGYIARHNSELSQAVVDAGAVPLLVLCIQEPEIALKRIAASTLSDISKHSPELAQTVVDAGAIAHLAQMILNPDAKLKRQVLSALSQIAKHSVDLAELVVEAEIFPVVLTCLKDSDEYVKKNGATLIREIAKHTPELSQFIVNAGGVAAVIDCIGSCRGTVRLPGIMMLGYVAAHSENLSMAVIVSKGIPPLCTCLVEEQEDHLKAAAAWALGQVGRHTPEHARAVAVANVLPTLLSMYMDTHSSEDLQLKTKRALKNILQKCTYLPALEPLLQDAPPNIMKHIVGQFSKSLFQETFLLSILPGSHGVEEEGRERAISCLLASSSLAVLEGA; from the exons GTGTAATGTCTTTGCTGAGACCTCTTTTGCTGGACGTGGTCCCAACTATTCAACAGACTGCTGCTTTGGCTCTCGGGAGACTTGCCAATTATAACGATGACCTGGCAGAGGCAGTCGTGAAGGGAGACATTCTTCCACAGCTCGTGTGTTCATTGTCTGAGCAGAAT CGTTTTTACAAGAAAGCAGCTGCATTTGTGCTAAGAGCAGTTGGTAAACATTCTCCACAGCTAGCTCAGGCAGTAGTTCAGTGTGGAGCACTGGAATCACTTGCGATTTGCCTGGAAGATTTTGACCCTGGAGTCAAAGAAGCTGCAGCTTGGGCACTCGGGTATATTGCCCGACACAATTCAG AACTGTCACAAGCTGTGGTGGATGCAGGAGCTGTTCCTCTTTTAGTGCTCTGTATCCAGGAGCCAGAAATTGCTTTGAAAAGGATTGCTGCTTCAACTCTCAGTGATATTTCAAAGCATTCTCCAGAGTTAGCACAGACAGTAGTGGATGCAGGAGCTATCGCTCACTTAGCTCAGATGATCCTGAACCCTGATGCTAAACTGAAG CGTCAGGTGCTGTCAGCGCTAAGCCAAATAGCAAAGCATTCAGTGGATCTTGCAGAGTTGGTGGTTGAAGCAGAGATTTTCCCAGTTGTGCTCACATGCCTGAAGGACTCAGATGAATATGTCAAGAAAAATGGTGCAACTTTAATTAGAGAGATAGCAAAGCATACGCCTGAG CTTTCACAGTTTATAGTAAATGCAGGTGGAGTTGCTGCTGTGATTGATTGTATTGGCAGCTGCAGAGGGACTGTCAGACTGCCTGGCATCATGATGCTTGGTTATGTAGCAGCTCATTCCGAGAACCTGTCAATGGCAGTGATTGTCTCCAAG GGAATACCACCACTGTGTACCTGCTTGGTAGAAGAACAAGAAGATCATCttaaggcagcagctgcttgggCCTTGGGACAGGTTGGAAGACATACTCCTGAGCATGCACGTGCTGTTGCAGTAGCAAATGTCCTACCCACACTGCTTTCTATGTATATGGACACACACAGTTCAGAAGATCTTCAACTGAAA ACTAAAAGAGCATTAAAGAACATACTTCAGAAATGCACATATCTTCCAGCACTTGAACCATTGCTGCAGGATGCCCCTCCCAATATTATGAAACACATTGTTGGGCAGTTTAGCAAG AGCCTCTTCCAAGAAACTTTTCTGCTGTCTATCCTGCCTGGGAGTCACGGTGTGGAGGAAGAAGGCAGGGAAAGGGCCATATCCTGTCTCCTTGCTAGTTCCTCCTTGGCAGTTCTTGAGGGAG CCTAG